Below is a window of Acidobacteriota bacterium DNA.
ATGACCGTCTTGGCCGGGATTTGGATCTCGGCGCCGGTTGCCGGGTTGCGCCCCACCCGCGCCTTGGTTTGCTTCTTGACCAGCTTGCCGATGCCCGGAATCGTGAACTCGCCGACTTTCTTTGCTTCGCGATAAGCGATATTGCTCAGTGCGTCGACGAACGCTAAGGCTGTTTTCTTGTTGCTTGCGGTTGCCTCAGCCAACTCAGTCAAGATTTGCGTCTTTGTCATCTTCTTTGCGTTTGCCATAGCTCCTTGTGTCCTCTTTCTGGATTTGATCTCTGTGACTGTGCACAGGCTTTGAAAAACCGCGGCGAGAGCAGGGTGCCTCGCTCTTGGCGGCGCGTTCGCCGCTCAAAAAGTTACCCCTGCTTTGGCCGCCCCTTAATCGAGCCAGCAAAACAGGGGATGTAGTGCGACGCGAGATTACTACACCAGAAAGGAAGTTGCAACTAAAAAAGTGCGGGAAACCCGCATTTTTATTAGGTGAAATCAATTGACATATTGACTCCCGGCGTAACCGGTGAGACAATTCCGTCTTGTGAAACTAGCCTCTACAGTGTTCAGCTTGTTCAACCGTCCGATCGTGAAGGATGCGCCCCCCGCCGAGTGAGTATGCACGATGTTACAGTTTAAGCAGCGACAATTTGAAACGGAAGAACTGCCTCCGAGATGGAACATCGGAGTCGATCGCCGCCATCTCCTAGCTTATGTCGGGCTGGCCGTGATAGCGGGCTTCGCCGGAGGCTTTCTAGCCGCGAGATACACAACTCGCAAAGAAGCCTCTGCGCTGCCTCCCATTAGCGAAACTCGGCCGCCGGCGCGCCAGGCCGGCGCCGATACTCCGAGCGGGTTCCACCGCGTCACGCGCATTGTCCGAGCCGACACAATCGACGTAGAGAGCGTCGGTCCTGTTCGGATGATTGGCATCGAAACACCCGACGGCAAATCGCCCCGCGAGATATATGGCGTCCACGGACAGCGGGCCTTGAGTTTCGTCGAGAAGACTCTGCTCTCACAGGAAGTGCGGCTTGAATTCGACGCGACAGATGGCCGCACCAAGGACGACTCGGGACAGACGTTGGCGTACGTGTACACGCGCGATGGCACGCTCATCAATGGCGAGATGGTGAAACAGGGCCTCGCACTGGTGCGATCCGAGCAGTTCAAGTTGGCCAACGACTTTCGCGGTTACGAGCGTGAAGCAATGCAGTCGATGCGAGGTGTGTGGGGTTCTTCCTCGTCGTCCGCGTCGGCGCTCGCTTCCGCTACGACAACCACTACTTCACCGCAGCCATCGGCCGAAGACAAGCCGAAGAAGCTCTCTCCGCTCCCTCCGTCCGCTTTCGGCGTCAACATCCCGGCTCTCTCGGGATCGACGAGCACTCCGGGGGAACCCAGCGTGTGGGTGTCGCCTGGCGACAAGATGTATCACAAATCGGGGTGTGAGTTTCTGGATAAGAAGAAGCGTTCGGTCGGGCTGTCTCAGGCGAAGTCTGAAGGGTACACTTCGTGCAGTCGCTGCTATGCCTCAACCGTTCTCAAGGCGCCTTAAGACCAGCCTGACCGCCTCTGGGAGCGGAGGCATCCCTGCTTGGCGTTTGCGCGGGAAGAAGCAGGCAGGTATGCCTGCGCTCCCAGGCCGCCACAGATTACGCTATTGACTGATGCCTTATACTATTTGCGGATTGTCCCCCTACCAGCATGATCCTCGACGCGGAGTAGCCGGCCCCCCGGCCTAGAACAAAAAGCCCGCAGGACAATACAACGAGAACAGGGATCTGATATGGACAGACGATCGGTTGCTGTCTGTACGACAGTCACGCTTTCACTTCTGGCGTTTGTAGATGCATCTGCTGCACGCCCGTCAAACAAGTCATCACGCGCGGCTGTCAGGTCGCCAGCTCTTAACCACACGCGATCGCTCGAATCAAAAACTCCCGCGGCGCGTCGTGCGCGAAGCTGTGCTCCTTGCTCCGCGGAGCTTGCCAGGAACCGAAAGGCTCGCGCGCTCGCCAAGCGCGGCAAGAACGCAAAGAACCTTCCGTGTCATCCGAAGAACTACGTCGATCCGAAAATCGCCAAGAACTACAAAGCCGCGCTGCGTGACATGAAACGCGCCGGTATTAAGCCGAAAATAACAAGCGTGTGGCGTTCATCAGAGGATCAGGCACAACTCCGCCGATGCTCGCTGAGCACGCGCTGCCGGCGGGCGAACCCCGGGCTCTATCGCGCGTTGCCCGCCGGAAAATCCATGCACGAAGCTGGCTTCGCCGTCGACATGGCCGGCATCGCCGCCGGGCCTCGCGGCGCAAAACGGCTCACGCCGAAGGGCCTTCGCATTGTTGGCATAATGCGCAAGAACGGATTTAACTGGCGCTACGGGTTGGCGGATCCGGCGCACTTTGAAGCCAACCCGCGAAAGCACGGCTATCGCACGGTGCAGCAAGCGATCACCCGAACTCAGACAACGTGCCAGATAAAGCTCGTGAAGACCAGGGCGCACAAGAAGCCGGCAAACAAAGTCGCGGTTAACCGCGCTCAAAGTCCCGCGAAACGGCGGTTGCAAGCCGAGGCGACGGCAATTAAAGACACGACTTCACGCGGGAAGAGTCAGAGCGTAGCCCACATGACTCGCGGCAACGCGACGAGCTAGTTCTCTTTCGCGACTCCGCTGTAAACAAAGTCTCCTCAGCGATAAGTAGTAACTCCGTTGCCGAGAAACAGCACGTTCAGTTGACTTCCCTTCTTCCATCTAATTAGAATCGCCGCCTGGTTCTCCGAACCCCGAGGTCAACCCGGTGAAATTATCTCTTCT
It encodes the following:
- a CDS encoding HU family DNA-binding protein; translated protein: MANAKKMTKTQILTELAEATASNKKTALAFVDALSNIAYREAKKVGEFTIPGIGKLVKKQTKARVGRNPATGAEIQIPAKTVIRFRVAKAAKDSVIGPKK
- a CDS encoding D-alanyl-D-alanine carboxypeptidase family protein — translated: MDRRSVAVCTTVTLSLLAFVDASAARPSNKSSRAAVRSPALNHTRSLESKTPAARRARSCAPCSAELARNRKARALAKRGKNAKNLPCHPKNYVDPKIAKNYKAALRDMKRAGIKPKITSVWRSSEDQAQLRRCSLSTRCRRANPGLYRALPAGKSMHEAGFAVDMAGIAAGPRGAKRLTPKGLRIVGIMRKNGFNWRYGLADPAHFEANPRKHGYRTVQQAITRTQTTCQIKLVKTRAHKKPANKVAVNRAQSPAKRRLQAEATAIKDTTSRGKSQSVAHMTRGNATS
- a CDS encoding thermonuclease family protein; amino-acid sequence: MLQFKQRQFETEELPPRWNIGVDRRHLLAYVGLAVIAGFAGGFLAARYTTRKEASALPPISETRPPARQAGADTPSGFHRVTRIVRADTIDVESVGPVRMIGIETPDGKSPREIYGVHGQRALSFVEKTLLSQEVRLEFDATDGRTKDDSGQTLAYVYTRDGTLINGEMVKQGLALVRSEQFKLANDFRGYEREAMQSMRGVWGSSSSSASALASATTTTTSPQPSAEDKPKKLSPLPPSAFGVNIPALSGSTSTPGEPSVWVSPGDKMYHKSGCEFLDKKKRSVGLSQAKSEGYTSCSRCYASTVLKAP